The Lachnospiraceae bacterium KM106-2 nucleotide sequence CTCAAAGTACACGATTAATTAGAAAAGGAGATTAGAAAATGGCAAAATTAGTAGCATTTTATTCAAGAGCAGATGAAAATTATTTTAGCGGTTCATATCGTTATGTAGAAGTGGGAAATACTGAAAAGGTTGCAAATATGATCGTAGAGGCTACAGGAGCAGATTTTTATAAGATTGAACAGGTAACACCATACTCTGCAGATTACAATACATGTATCGATCAGGCAAAGGCAGACTTGAGAGCGAAAGCAAGACCAGAGATTGTATCAGTTCCTGACAACATAGATGAGTATGACGAAGTTTATCTTGGATTCCCAAATTATTGGGGAAAATTTCCGATGGCAGTGTTCACATTCCTTGAAAAAGTAAACTGGGAAGGAAAGACCATTCACCCTTTTATTACTCATGAAGGAAGTGGATTTGGCGGTATAGAAAGTGATATTAGAAACACTTGTACCGGAGCAACTGTTACCAAAGGACTTGCTATTCATGGTGGAAGCGTAGATGGTTCTAAGGCTGCAGTTGAAAAGTGGGCAAAATAGTTTACTGTAAACTCTAGCATATAATATGAGGTCAAAAATATGAAAATAGTAATTGATAATAAAGAGTACTCTGTCAAATTAGCAGAATCAAGGCTGACAAAACAACTGGAAACAAAGCTTCCGTTTAAAGAGGATTTTGGGAAATCTGGAGATCATGAGTATTATACGAAATTAAGCGAGAAATTGGACCAAAAAATATTAGAAGATAAATATATAGAAATGTATCAGTGTATGACTACAAAGGATACTACAAATATGGCGAACCTTTTAGATGACTCATTTGTGCTAGTACATATGACAGGAATGAGACAAAGTAAAACAGAATATCTGAAGTATATTGATCAGGGAAGACTCCGCTATTATTCAGCACAGCACGAACATATCAAGGTTGAAATAAATGGAGATCGTGCTGTATTAATTGGACAGAGCAGGGTTTCAGCAGCTGTGTTCGGAGGAGGAAGACATACCTGGTCATTGCAACAGAGACTTCAGTTTATCGATAAAGGTGGAGTATGGCTCATAATTGAGTCCATTGCCTCGACATATTAGTATATTTACGAACTTATTAGTGCTCCTGAACGATGATATTCGATCTTTAGAAAAGCAGTTAACAAATGACTTAAGATATTGTCGTGTTGAGAAGTTCCTTTTTAACTAAATTGATAAAAGATGTTAGTGCTGTTGTAGCATTCTTTGAATAAATAATTCCATAAGTCATTTTGTAATTCCAGTCCATGGGAAGGGTAATTAGTGAGGGATGGATTTGATCCCAAATATCCAAAGATTCCATTAAGCATCCTCTTTTTTCACATTCATTAAACACGGTTGTGTCGTAAAAGTTTGGTGTATCTAAAATGTGAATAAGTGGATGATTCTTTTCAATATCCTCTCTTATTTGATTCATTAATAAAGATTCACCATGCTGAAGCAGCAATAGAGTTTCATGGTCTAGATCTTCCCAGGTAAGCATCTTCTTTTTAGAAAGGATATGATTACGAGGAACGGCAATACAACAATTATTTTGTCGTAGTTGTAATATCTGATACTTCTGTTGCCATGATATGGAATCACAAGGACTAACAAAGCAGTCAATAGTATTTCCCAAGGAAGCTAACATATCATTCATTCCGGCAGGAGAATCATCAAAAGGTATGATACTTATCTTGAAGGGAAGAGTTCCGTCATCTACTTTTGCCCACAGATCTACAAGTGGTTTACATGGTCTAAGGATAGAAGTTGCTACCCGAATTGTATATTCTTTTGCGTTTTCTTCTTCAGTCGCGATTAGTGAAGCATTTTGAATCGCATCATCAGATAATTGAATGATTTTTTTTGCATCGCAATAGAATGATTTACCTGCTTCCGTAAGTAAAACACCACGGTTAGTACGTTTTAAAAGCAAAAAACCAACATGATGTTCCAAAGTATTCATTTGTTTCATTACAGAGACAGTTGATATAAATAAACTATCAGCAGCTTTTGAAAAACTACCGCAGTCAGCAACCTTTAAAAAAGTGGCAATCTGTTGGTTGTACATAAAATCTGCATCCTTTCTGATTTAACTTTTGGTTAATGTGATTTTAGCTTTTTGGCTATTCTGTGTCAAGAAAAATAAGTATAAAATAAAAACAGAGTATGAGAAAATGGAAGCAAACGATCAAAGGAGTTTGTTGTTCTAGTATCTTTTGAAACATCAGAGTCAAAAAAGAATGGTGTCTATATTGTGAGTGATAGAGAAAAGAGGAAGATATGTCAAAAAAAATAATTATATTAAATGGCGCAGCAAGGAAAAATGGGAATACAGCAAAACTAGTAGAGGCATTTGTAGATGGAGCTAATCATGCTGAAAATCAGGTGAAAGAGTTTTATTTGGATTCCATGAATATACATAGCTGTAAGGGGTGTTTGCATGCTGGAAAAGATCCAAAGAGTCCATGTGTACAGAAAGATGATATGAATCAGATTTATGAAGCATTTGCAGAGTGTGATGTGGTTGTATTTGCATCTCCAGTATATTTTTGGACAATTACAGGAACTTTAAAGACAGTAGCGGACAGGCTTTATGCAGAATTGGAATGTCTGGGATATGGTGGATTCCCTAGAGAAAGCGTACTACTTATGACAGCAGGCGGTGCGGATTATTCACAGGCGACAACCTGGTATCGAACCTACGAAAGAAATCTAGGCTGGAAAAACAAAGGGGAAATTTTAAGTTCAGGAAAAACAAAGGAAGCGTACCGCTTAGGAAATTCCCTATAGATGCAGGGCTATTGAAGTTTAAGTTAATTACTTAGAAAGGACAGAAACATGGATTATATTACATTAAACAATGGCGTGAAAATGCCACAACTGGGTTACGGAGTGTATCAGATTCCGGTAGAAGCTACAAAGCAATGTGTACTTGATGCAATAAAGAGAGGATATCGTAGTATTGATACAGCTCAAGTTTATCAGAATGAAGCTGAAGTAGGCGAGGCAATAAGAGAGTGTGGAGTCCCTAGAGAGAAATTGTTTGTAACAAGTAAAATCTGGATTTCAAATAGTGGATATGATAAAGCAAAGGCATCTATTGATAGAACACTTCAAAGAATGGAATTAGAGTATCTAGATCTGATGCTGTATCATCAGCCTTTTGGAGATTATTATGGTGCATACAGAGCGATGGAAGAGGCATACAAGGAAGGAAAACTGCGAGCAATCGGAATTAGTAATTTTATGGTGGACCGATTCATTGATTTTGTCAATTATGTTGATGTTACACCTGTAATGAACCAGATAGAGATGCATGTATTTCAGCAACAAAAAGAACTTCGCGAGTACATGAAGAAATATAATGTGTATCTTACCGCGAGTGAGCCGCTTGCACAAGGAAAAAATGGACTGTTTTCCAATGAAGTGTTGGTAGGAATAGGAGAAAAGTATGGAAAGAGTTCCGCACAAATTGCATTGAAATTTGCTTTACAATCTGACATTATTGTTATACCAAAATCAGTGCATAAGGAAAGAATGGCAGAAAATATAAGTCTATTTGATTTTGCATTAACAGAAGACGAAATGAAGAAGATTGAATCATTAGACTTAGGTGTCAGTCAGTTTATGGATAAAAGAAGTCCAGAGGCTGTGGAGCTTTTTATGAAGATGAAGAATCAAGAGGTATAGTTGGAATCATAGAGAACTTAATAATAACTAAAAAGCCAGGAAACATCATATCAGCGATGTCCTGGCTTTTTGATCTTTTTTTTACACAAAATATAGATAAATGTGCAAGATGGCACAAACATGATGATATTGGTCATTGTAAGTTTTTTCATTTCTAATATTATGATATATGAAGTGGCACAGGTGTGCGACAATTATTTATGAGGAGGACAAGGATGAATAGACCACATGTGATTTGCCATATGATATCAACCATTGATGGTATGGTAAAAGGAGATTTTATTTATAGAGAGGACTTAGCTTTTGTAAATGAGGCTTATGGTGATATTATGATGAAATATGCACCAGATGCAACATTGATGGGACGTGTTACAATCCAAGAAATGATGGGAGATGCTGTTCCAAATTTGTCAGCTTATAAAGGGAGAAAGATGGAAAGAACTGATTACGTCGCAAAAAGAAGTACGAACTATGTCGCGATTTTAGATCCAAAGGGCAAGATTGCATGGAACGAGGCAGATATGGATGGAAGTCATCTGATTAGCGTTTTAAGTAATAAGGTATCAGATGAATATCTAGCATATCTTCAAGAGCTTGGAATATCTTATATTTTTGCAGGCGATTTAGAATTAAATGCAGACGTTATCCTTGAAAAGTTGCAAAATATATTCGGTGTAAAAAAAGTAATGATTGCAGGTGGCCCAAGAATAAATGGTACATTTGCAGAAGCCGGATTAATCGATGAATTGAGTATAATTGTTGCTCCTGTTGTTACGAACGCAAAGGAAAAAGCAACTATATTTTCAAGTGATTCACTTGAAATGTTAGACTATAGAGTGGAGAATGTTGAAAAGCTTCCAGATAATGTTCTATGGCTAAATTACAGACGTGTGTAAAAATTATATTTATGTAGAAGTAGGAAATACCTATTTCTACTCTAATAATGTTAGTCAGCCAGATTATTGCAAAAGCGGTTCATTAACCAATGAGAGCTATCAGTATGCTTTGAAATCAAACCATATTACTTCTCATGGGTATGTAAACTAACTAAGTTAGTTATAGATGTCCTATAAAATGATAGACGGCGCCTAGATCTGAGGCTAGCAATAAAGGATTGTGTGTGATATAGTAACAATCAGATATATGAATAAATTTTATATAGGAGGAAATTGTTATGGAAAGAACGGCTTATTTTGCGGGTGGGTGTTTTTGGTGCATTACACCTATATTTAAGATATACGGAGCTAGCAAGGTAATTAGTGGATATTCTGGTGGAAGTGAAGTCAATCCGACTTATGATGATGTTAAGCATCAGAAAACGGGGCATCGTGAAACGATTGCAGTGATTTATGATGATGAGAAGGTAGGCTATAAGAAACTTTTAGAATTATATTTAGCCAATGTCGATCCATTTGATGGAGAAGGACAGTTTATTGACCGTGGACATTCCTATACATTAGCAATTTATTATTCAAATGAAGAGGAATTGTCGCTTGCGAAGGAAGCTATTCATGAGTTAGAAATAGCGTCTGGAAAGCAGGCTCAAATTGCATTAGAACCATTTCAAAATTTTTATGAAGCGGAAGAGTATCATCAAGATTTTTATTTGAAAAATCCAGATGCTTTTGAAAAAGAAATTATTGAATCTGGTAGAAAAAAATAATTATAATTTTACATATGCCTGCTTTCTTTCCATACCATGAACTGGTATAAAAGAGAGCAGGCATTCTTTTTACATCTATTTTATATTAAATTACTATAATTCATATCAAGTACAAGATAGAAGCGGTATCCAGGATACTTAATTTCTAACTTTTTAAGCAATTGATCTTTTAATAAAGAAGCATCCTCTACTGAAAAATTAATTACGATATCAAAACTAATGGTTTTGGTTTCACTCTCCACGTAGAATCCATGAATTTGAAGAATTTTAGGGTTGTCCGCTGTCAATTGTGTAATGTAATTTTTGATCTGAACAAACTCATTCGTTTCTGTATTGGAAGCATAGATTCCCACTGTGATTACAATTCCATAATTGGTATAAATATCTGTCGTGATCAATCTTGTTAATTTGTGTATTTCTTTTGCTCTTAATTCGTCATCAACCTCGATATGAACGGAGCCAATAAATTTTTCAGGTCCATATTGGTGCAAGATCAGATCATAAACTCCTTTTACTTCAGCGTAATTCTGTATACTCTCTCTTAACTTTGTAGTTAGCTCGCTATCTACACGATTTCCAACAATACTGCCAATGCTGTTCATTAGAATTTCTACTCCGGCTTTTACTACAACAATAGCAATGATAATTCCCAGATACCCTTCAATACTTATATGGAAAACGATACTTACCAATGCGGCAACTAATGTGGAGGCTGAAATAACAGAATCAAATAAGGCATCGGTTCCGGATGCGATTAGAGACTCCGAATTATACTTTTGTCCACGAATCTTGACGAATCTACCCAAAACTAATTTAATCGCAACAGCAATCACAATAGCCAATAATGAAATAGTTGAATAAGTAGCTTCCGTTCCTTCACGGATCGATCGGAATGATTCCATAAAGGATGAAATTCCGGCGAGTAAAATAATAACAGCAATCGTTATGGAAGTAATGTATTCAATTCTCCCATACCCATAAGGATGTTTTTCATCGGGTGATTTTACCGCAATTTTGGTTCCGATAATTGTTATAACAGATGATAGAGCATCGCTCAGATTGTTGACGGCATCCATAAGGATTGCAATCGAACCGGATATGAGTCCAATGATCCCCTTAATTCCTACCAACAAAAAGTTAGCAAGAATTGCTATAAGACTTGTTTGTATAATTTTTTTATTACGTTCCATTTATACTCCTCTATTGAACATTATATAATAATTATAATGTTGCATTCTTTTTAGTCAACTGCAACATTTCGTTCATTGCCCCCCTATCTTAAGGGGAAAAGATAGGGGGGGATCATACAGGAAATTTAGTGATACATTGAACAGATTGAAATAAATAAATTGCAATGATAGAATAAGGATAGAAGGGATGGATTAAAATGGAAAATAAGAATAGTATGGTTTTAAAAGTTAACGAGTTAATGGCGACACCTTCTTGTTGTGCAGAATTGAAAGAAGCAGGACAGAAATGGATCGATGCAATTGGGACGGATCAGGAGAAGGAATCTGCTAATAATTTGATCAAAGAAATTTCAGCAGATATTCTTCTTGTTGATGATGTGATCAATTTTACGAAATCAAGTATGGCAGCAGAGCAATTTGGCGCAGAGCGCGCGAAGAAAATAGCAAAACATGCAGAGGAGATAAAGGCAGCAGGTGCTAAATACTGTGACTGTCCTGCATGTACAGCAGGTCTTGAAATTCTACAGCATAAAGACGTTATTTTATAATGATAAAAGGCGGTCGATTTCTCTTAGAGGAGAGTCGGCTGTCTTTTCGGTTATTATCGTCTATCATATACCATGCCTGTTATCATATGGAGTAAAGATTGATGGAGAGAGCTTCGCACAAACAAAGTTGCACATTTTATGCTCGATAGAGTATTATTAGTTATTATGATTACTTTGATCGAGATTAGGTCAGCAGGAGGTTTTAGGATGGGATGCTTAGGCAATATCATATGGTTTCTATTTGGTGGTGCGCTCAGCGGATTAAGCTGGATTGGTGCCGGGGTACTATGGTGCATTACGATTGTTGGAATTCCAGTTGGTTTACAATGTTTTAAATTGGCAGGCCTTAGCTTTTGGCCATTCGGAAAAGAAGTCCGTTATGGTGGTGGAACTGGATCTTTTCTTCTAAATATTGTATGGATTCTTCTTACTGGCTGGGTTTTGGCGGTGGAACATTTAGTTTTTGGCTTGATCTTATGTATAACAATCGT carries:
- a CDS encoding transcription regulator, which translates into the protein MYNQQIATFLKVADCGSFSKAADSLFISTVSVMKQMNTLEHHVGFLLLKRTNRGVLLTEAGKSFYCDAKKIIQLSDDAIQNASLIATEEENAKEYTIRVATSILRPCKPLVDLWAKVDDGTLPFKISIIPFDDSPAGMNDMLASLGNTIDCFVSPCDSISWQQKYQILQLRQNNCCIAVPRNHILSKKKMLTWEDLDHETLLLLQHGESLLMNQIREDIEKNHPLIHILDTPNFYDTTVFNECEKRGCLMESLDIWDQIHPSLITLPMDWNYKMTYGIIYSKNATTALTSFINLVKKELLNTTIS
- a CDS encoding oxidoreductase, aldo/keto reductase family, with amino-acid sequence MDYITLNNGVKMPQLGYGVYQIPVEATKQCVLDAIKRGYRSIDTAQVYQNEAEVGEAIRECGVPREKLFVTSKIWISNSGYDKAKASIDRTLQRMELEYLDLMLYHQPFGDYYGAYRAMEEAYKEGKLRAIGISNFMVDRFIDFVNYVDVTPVMNQIEMHVFQQQKELREYMKKYNVYLTASEPLAQGKNGLFSNEVLVGIGEKYGKSSAQIALKFALQSDIIVIPKSVHKERMAENISLFDFALTEDEMKKIESLDLGVSQFMDKRSPEAVELFMKMKNQEV
- a CDS encoding iron-sulfur flavoprotein encodes the protein MSKKIIILNGAARKNGNTAKLVEAFVDGANHAENQVKEFYLDSMNIHSCKGCLHAGKDPKSPCVQKDDMNQIYEAFAECDVVVFASPVYFWTITGTLKTVADRLYAELECLGYGGFPRESVLLMTAGGADYSQATTWYRTYERNLGWKNKGEILSSGKTKEAYRLGNSL
- a CDS encoding methyl-accepting chemotaxis protein; the encoded protein is MENKNSMVLKVNELMATPSCCAELKEAGQKWIDAIGTDQEKESANNLIKEISADILLVDDVINFTKSSMAAEQFGAERAKKIAKHAEEIKAAGAKYCDCPACTAGLEILQHKDVIL
- a CDS encoding cobalt-zinc-cadmium resistance protein, encoding MERNKKIIQTSLIAILANFLLVGIKGIIGLISGSIAILMDAVNNLSDALSSVITIIGTKIAVKSPDEKHPYGYGRIEYITSITIAVIILLAGISSFMESFRSIREGTEATYSTISLLAIVIAVAIKLVLGRFVKIRGQKYNSESLIASGTDALFDSVISASTLVAALVSIVFHISIEGYLGIIIAIVVVKAGVEILMNSIGSIVGNRVDSELTTKLRESIQNYAEVKGVYDLILHQYGPEKFIGSVHIEVDDELRAKEIHKLTRLITTDIYTNYGIVITVGIYASNTETNEFVQIKNYITQLTADNPKILQIHGFYVESETKTISFDIVINFSVEDASLLKDQLLKKLEIKYPGYRFYLVLDMNYSNLI
- a CDS encoding flavodoxin encodes the protein MAKLVAFYSRADENYFSGSYRYVEVGNTEKVANMIVEATGADFYKIEQVTPYSADYNTCIDQAKADLRAKARPEIVSVPDNIDEYDEVYLGFPNYWGKFPMAVFTFLEKVNWEGKTIHPFITHEGSGFGGIESDIRNTCTGATVTKGLAIHGGSVDGSKAAVEKWAK
- a CDS encoding peptide methionine sulfoxide reductase MsrA gives rise to the protein MERTAYFAGGCFWCITPIFKIYGASKVISGYSGGSEVNPTYDDVKHQKTGHRETIAVIYDDEKVGYKKLLELYLANVDPFDGEGQFIDRGHSYTLAIYYSNEEELSLAKEAIHELEIASGKQAQIALEPFQNFYEAEEYHQDFYLKNPDAFEKEIIESGRKK
- a CDS encoding possible conserved integral membrane protein produces the protein MGCLGNIIWFLFGGALSGLSWIGAGVLWCITIVGIPVGLQCFKLAGLSFWPFGKEVRYGGGTGSFLLNIVWILLTGWVLAVEHLVFGLILCITIVGIPFGLQHMKLAKLALMPFGATVD